The proteins below come from a single Streptomyces sp. MRC013 genomic window:
- a CDS encoding DUF881 domain-containing protein: MSNEDHTPHGPRRPEAAETEAAGTTGRQRLIAGLWPPRVTRAQLVVALLLFGLGLGLAIQVRSTSDDSALRGARQEDLIRILDELDDRSQRLEDEKTRLEAQRRELENSSDQAEEARRQTQERARQLGVLAGTVAAEGPGITFTVEDPLTAVEPDKLLDTIQELRAAGAEAIQVNGVRVVADSYFSGEAGAVEVDGRRITPPYGFRVIGRPQDLEPALNIPGGIVQTLEKEQAKATVTRSEKIVVDALRPAKRPDYARSSSR, encoded by the coding sequence ATGAGCAACGAGGACCACACCCCTCACGGGCCGCGGCGGCCGGAGGCGGCGGAGACGGAGGCCGCGGGGACGACCGGTCGGCAGCGGCTGATCGCCGGGTTGTGGCCGCCGAGGGTCACCCGCGCGCAACTCGTCGTCGCGCTGCTGCTGTTCGGCCTCGGTCTGGGGCTCGCCATCCAGGTGCGCTCCACCAGCGACGACAGCGCGCTGCGCGGTGCCCGCCAGGAGGACCTGATCCGCATCCTGGACGAGTTGGACGACCGCAGTCAGCGGCTCGAGGACGAGAAGACCCGGCTGGAGGCGCAGCGGCGGGAGCTGGAGAACAGCTCCGACCAGGCCGAGGAGGCCCGCAGGCAGACCCAGGAGAGGGCGCGTCAACTGGGCGTCCTGGCCGGGACCGTGGCGGCGGAGGGCCCCGGCATCACGTTCACCGTCGAGGACCCGCTCACGGCGGTCGAGCCGGACAAGCTGCTCGACACGATCCAGGAGCTGCGCGCCGCCGGCGCCGAGGCCATCCAGGTCAACGGCGTGCGGGTCGTCGCGGACTCGTACTTCTCCGGAGAGGCCGGGGCCGTCGAGGTGGACGGGCGGAGGATCACTCCGCCGTACGGCTTCCGCGTCATCGGCAGGCCTCAGGACCTGGAGCCCGCGCTCAACATTCCCGGCGGGATCGTGCAGACCCTGGAGAAGGAGCAGGCCAAGGCCACCGTGACCCGCTCGGAGAAGATCGTCGTCGACGCCTTGCGGCCGGCGAAGCGGCCTGACTACGCTCGGTCGTCATCGCGGTGA
- a CDS encoding DUF881 domain-containing protein, protein MSQQPPVRSTGSPPPRPDASMSLLTNVMDHALDDGYAEAAARRAAEGGGPPRTLRARLGLAAGLVLAAAVVTLGAAQTRVSAPVVAKEREELIDRIQAETAAVDGLEEGIEQLRGEVGERQRAALQEHGGDRGALVALLSGATEVTGPGVKLVVDDAKGAAEGGGGPRGDSGFADTGRVRDRDMQRIVNGLWQSGAEAIAINGQRLTALSAIRAAGDAILVDNKPLVPPYTVLAVGDRKRLGARFQDSADGRYLHALKENFGIRSSVSAQDRVGLPAAASLIVRTAQPRTSGAGTGDGQGAADTGKGTS, encoded by the coding sequence ATGTCGCAGCAACCCCCCGTTCGGAGCACCGGATCCCCGCCTCCGCGTCCCGACGCGTCGATGTCGCTGCTGACCAATGTGATGGACCACGCGCTCGATGACGGGTACGCGGAGGCGGCCGCCCGCCGGGCCGCCGAGGGCGGCGGTCCGCCCCGTACGCTGAGGGCCAGGCTGGGCCTCGCGGCCGGGCTCGTCCTCGCGGCGGCCGTCGTCACGCTCGGTGCCGCCCAGACACGGGTGTCGGCGCCCGTGGTGGCCAAGGAGCGTGAGGAACTCATCGACCGCATCCAGGCCGAGACGGCTGCTGTGGACGGTCTGGAGGAGGGCATCGAGCAACTGCGCGGTGAGGTCGGGGAGCGGCAGCGCGCGGCGCTCCAGGAGCACGGCGGTGACCGCGGTGCCCTCGTGGCGCTGCTCTCGGGCGCGACCGAGGTGACCGGACCCGGGGTCAAGCTCGTCGTCGACGACGCGAAGGGTGCCGCGGAGGGCGGCGGGGGTCCGCGCGGGGACAGCGGCTTCGCCGACACCGGCCGGGTGCGCGACCGGGACATGCAGCGGATCGTGAACGGACTGTGGCAGTCCGGGGCGGAGGCCATCGCGATCAACGGCCAGCGGCTGACCGCCCTGTCCGCGATCAGGGCGGCCGGTGACGCCATACTGGTCGACAACAAGCCGCTCGTACCGCCGTACACGGTACTCGCGGTCGGGGACCGCAAACGGCTCGGCGCCCGCTTCCAGGACAGCGCGGACGGCCGCTACCTGCACGCGCTGAAGGAGAACTTCGGCATCCGCAGCAGCGTCTCCGCCCAGGACCGGGTCGGCCTGCCGGCGGCGGCGAGCCTGATCGTACGTACAGCACAGCCGAGGACCTCCGGAGCCGGTACGGGTGACGGGCAGGGCGCGGCCGACACAGGGAAGGGCACATCGTGA
- a CDS encoding FHA domain-containing protein, whose product MKLFAKLFGKSAREDGGNAGRRAPQHGQSEEQDAGRPLFRDEVAAGLGGDAAGGRGASSVDPAGSGPIGSDPYATSVHAAGPRQEDGAMPVCTRCGHRNAEASRFCSHCGAPLRGGAPAERASETTSTISISGLEAYDGEATGQVPLPSLSPEAQAAVEALPLGSALLVVRRGPNSGSRFLLDGDLTTAGRHPQSDIFLDDVTVSRRHVEFRRAADGSFTVADVGSLNGTYVNREPIDAVQLTNGDEVQIGKYRLVFYTSQRGV is encoded by the coding sequence GTGAAGTTGTTTGCGAAGTTGTTCGGCAAGAGCGCACGCGAGGACGGCGGCAACGCCGGGCGCCGCGCGCCGCAGCACGGCCAGAGCGAGGAGCAGGACGCCGGGCGTCCGCTCTTCCGCGACGAGGTCGCCGCCGGTCTGGGCGGTGACGCCGCGGGCGGGCGGGGCGCGTCCTCCGTTGACCCTGCCGGTTCCGGCCCCATAGGTTCCGACCCGTACGCGACCAGCGTCCACGCGGCCGGGCCGCGGCAGGAGGATGGGGCCATGCCGGTGTGTACGCGGTGCGGACACCGCAATGCCGAGGCGAGTCGGTTCTGCTCCCACTGCGGGGCACCGCTGCGGGGCGGCGCCCCCGCGGAGCGCGCGTCGGAGACGACGTCGACGATCTCCATCTCGGGGCTCGAGGCGTACGACGGCGAGGCCACCGGCCAGGTGCCGCTGCCGTCGCTGTCGCCCGAGGCGCAGGCAGCGGTGGAGGCACTGCCGCTGGGCTCGGCGCTGCTCGTGGTGCGGCGCGGACCGAACTCGGGCAGCCGATTCCTCCTCGACGGCGACCTGACGACCGCGGGCCGCCACCCCCAGAGCGACATCTTCCTGGACGACGTGACCGTGTCCCGTCGCCACGTGGAGTTCCGCAGGGCGGCTGACGGCAGTTTCACCGTCGCGGACGTCGGCAGCCTCAACGGCACCTACGTCAACCGCGAGCCGATCGACGCCGTCCAGCTCACCAACGGTGACGAGGTGCAGATCGGCAAGTACCGACTGGTCTTCTACACGAGCCAGCGGGGCGTCTGA
- a CDS encoding bifunctional nuclease family protein — MNELDVVGVRVEMPSNQPIVLLREVGGERYLPIWIGPGEATAIAFAQQGMTPARPLTHDLFKDVLEAVGQELTEVRITDLREGVFYAELVFASGVEVSARPSDAIALALRTGTPIFGSDGVLDDAGIAIPDEQEDEVEKFREFLDQISPEDFGTGNQ; from the coding sequence GTGAACGAGCTCGATGTTGTCGGTGTCCGGGTGGAAATGCCGTCCAACCAGCCGATCGTGCTCCTGCGTGAAGTGGGAGGCGAACGCTACCTCCCGATCTGGATCGGCCCCGGGGAGGCGACGGCGATCGCCTTCGCCCAGCAGGGCATGACTCCCGCCAGGCCGCTCACCCACGACCTCTTCAAGGACGTGCTCGAAGCCGTCGGCCAGGAACTGACCGAGGTCCGGATCACGGACCTCCGCGAAGGGGTCTTCTACGCGGAGCTGGTCTTCGCCAGCGGCGTCGAGGTCAGCGCCCGGCCCTCCGACGCCATAGCGCTGGCGCTGCGCACGGGAACGCCGATCTTCGGCAGCGACGGCGTCCTCGACGACGCCGGGATCGCGATCCCGGACGAGCAGGAGGACGAGGTGGAGAAGTTCCGCGAGTTCCTGGACCAGATCTCCCCCGAGGACTTCGGCACCGGCAACCAGTGA
- a CDS encoding mannose-1-phosphate guanyltransferase, with protein sequence MKAVVMAGGEGTRLRPMTSSMPKPLLPVANRPIMEHVLRLLKRHGLTETVVTVQFLASLVKNYFGDGEELGMELTYAHEEKPLGTAGSVKNAEEALKDDAFLVISGDALTDFDLTDLIAFHKEKGALVTVCLTRVPNPLEFGITIVDDEGRVERFLEKPTWGQVFSDTVNTGIYVMEPEVFDYVQPDVPVDWSGDVFPQLMKEGKPIYGYVAEGYWEDVGTHESYVKAQADVLESKVDVELDGFEISPGVWVAEGAEVHPDAVLRGPLYIGDYAKVEAGVEIREHTVVGSNVVVKSGAFLHKAVVHDNVYIGPHSNLRGCVIGKNTDIMRAARIEDGAVIGDECLVGEESIVQGNVRVYPFKTIEAGAFVNTSVIWESRGQAHLFGARGVSGILNVEITPELAVRLAGAYATTLKKGATVTTARDHSRGARALKRAVISALQASAIDVRDLENVPLPVARQQTARGSAGGIMIRTTPGVPDSVDIMFFDERGADLSQAGQRKLDRVYARQEYRRAFPGEIGDLSFPSSVFDQYTGALLRSVDTTGVAEAGLKIVVDASNGSAGLVLPSLLGRLGVDSLTINPGLDESRPTESAESRRAGLVRLGEIVSSARAAFGVRFDTVGERLSLVDERGRIIEDDRALLVLLDLVAAERRSGRVALPVTTTRIAEQVAAYHGTQVDWTTTSPDDLTRVGREESTIFGGDGRGGFIVPEFSSVFDGTAAFVRLIGLVARTQLTLSQIDARIPRAHVLRRDLATPWAVKGLVMRRVVEAAGDRHVDTTDGVRVVEADGRWVLVLPDPAEAVTHLWAEGPDDESARALLDEWAAVVEGAGR encoded by the coding sequence ATGAAGGCCGTCGTGATGGCCGGGGGCGAAGGCACCAGACTTCGCCCCATGACCTCGAGCATGCCCAAGCCGCTCCTGCCGGTCGCCAACCGACCGATCATGGAGCACGTGCTGCGCCTGCTCAAAAGGCACGGGCTCACCGAGACCGTCGTAACCGTGCAGTTCCTCGCTTCGCTCGTCAAGAACTACTTCGGTGACGGCGAAGAGCTCGGGATGGAGCTCACCTACGCCCACGAGGAGAAGCCACTCGGCACCGCCGGCAGCGTCAAGAACGCCGAAGAGGCACTGAAGGACGACGCGTTCCTGGTCATCTCCGGAGACGCCCTCACCGACTTCGACCTGACCGACCTCATCGCCTTCCACAAGGAGAAGGGCGCCCTGGTCACCGTCTGCCTGACACGTGTGCCGAACCCGTTGGAGTTCGGCATCACCATCGTCGACGACGAAGGCCGCGTCGAACGGTTCCTCGAGAAGCCCACCTGGGGGCAGGTCTTCTCCGACACCGTCAACACGGGCATCTACGTCATGGAGCCCGAAGTCTTCGACTACGTCCAGCCGGACGTGCCCGTCGACTGGTCCGGCGACGTCTTCCCGCAACTGATGAAGGAAGGGAAGCCGATCTACGGCTACGTCGCCGAGGGCTACTGGGAGGACGTCGGCACCCACGAAAGCTACGTGAAGGCTCAGGCCGACGTCCTGGAAAGCAAGGTGGACGTCGAACTCGACGGCTTCGAGATCTCCCCCGGCGTCTGGGTCGCCGAAGGCGCCGAGGTACATCCCGACGCGGTTCTGCGCGGGCCTCTCTACATCGGTGACTACGCGAAGGTCGAAGCCGGCGTCGAGATCCGCGAACACACCGTCGTCGGGTCCAACGTGGTCGTGAAGAGCGGTGCCTTCCTGCACAAGGCCGTCGTTCACGACAACGTCTACATCGGGCCGCACAGCAACCTTCGCGGCTGCGTCATCGGCAAGAACACCGACATCATGCGGGCCGCCCGCATCGAGGACGGTGCCGTCATCGGCGACGAATGCCTCGTCGGTGAGGAGTCGATCGTCCAGGGGAACGTCCGGGTCTACCCCTTCAAGACGATCGAGGCCGGCGCCTTCGTCAACACCTCCGTCATCTGGGAATCCCGCGGCCAGGCCCACCTCTTCGGCGCGCGCGGCGTCTCCGGCATCCTCAACGTCGAGATCACCCCCGAACTCGCCGTCCGGCTCGCCGGCGCCTACGCCACCACCCTGAAGAAGGGTGCGACCGTCACCACGGCCCGCGACCACTCCCGAGGCGCACGGGCTCTGAAGCGGGCCGTGATCTCCGCCCTGCAGGCCAGCGCCATCGACGTACGAGACCTGGAGAACGTGCCCCTGCCGGTGGCACGCCAGCAGACCGCGCGGGGCAGCGCCGGCGGCATCATGATCCGGACCACTCCGGGCGTGCCGGACTCCGTCGACATCATGTTCTTCGACGAGCGCGGCGCCGACCTGTCCCAGGCCGGGCAGCGGAAGCTCGACCGCGTCTACGCACGCCAGGAGTACCGGAGGGCCTTCCCCGGCGAGATCGGCGACCTCAGCTTCCCGTCGAGCGTCTTCGACCAGTACACCGGCGCCCTCCTGCGCAGCGTCGACACCACCGGCGTCGCCGAAGCGGGACTCAAGATCGTCGTCGACGCCTCCAACGGCAGCGCGGGGCTCGTCCTGCCGAGCCTCCTCGGGCGACTCGGCGTCGACTCGCTGACGATCAACCCCGGCCTCGACGAGTCGAGGCCCACCGAGTCGGCCGAATCCCGCCGGGCCGGGCTCGTGCGGCTCGGTGAGATCGTGTCGTCCGCACGGGCCGCGTTCGGTGTGCGGTTCGACACCGTCGGCGAACGACTGTCGCTCGTCGACGAACGCGGTCGGATCATCGAGGACGATCGGGCGCTGCTCGTCTTGCTCGACCTGGTCGCGGCCGAACGGCGCAGCGGCCGGGTCGCCCTGCCCGTCACGACCACCCGGATCGCCGAGCAGGTGGCCGCGTACCACGGCACCCAGGTCGACTGGACGACCACCTCACCGGACGACCTGACCCGGGTCGGGCGCGAGGAGTCCACCATCTTCGGCGGCGACGGCCGGGGCGGGTTCATCGTCCCCGAGTTCAGCAGCGTCTTCGACGGCACCGCCGCGTTCGTGCGCCTCATCGGCCTGGTCGCGCGCACCCAGCTCACCCTCAGCCAGATCGACGCGCGCATCCCCCGCGCCCATGTGCTGCGGCGGGACCTGGCCACGCCGTGGGCCGTCAAGGGACTGGTGATGCGGCGGGTCGTCGAAGCCGCCGGCGACCGGCACGTGGACACCACCGACGGAGTGAGGGTTGTGGAGGCGGACGGCCGGTGGGTGCTCGTCCTGCCCGATCCGGCCGAGGCCGTCACCCACCTGTGGGCGGAAGGCCCCGACGACGAATCCGCCCGGGCGCTCCTCGACGAGTGGGCCGCGGTGGTGGAGGGCGCCGGGCGGTAG
- a CDS encoding MerR family transcriptional regulator, with protein sequence MGTAYRRCGRSRTEGRRDEQRRRYGRGSPGRSPAEGGPYPLHGSAAEPATGVVGYRGPTACAAAGITYRQLDYWARTGLVEPSVRPAHGSGTQRLYSFRDVVVLKIVKRFLDTGVALQNIRAAVQHLRGRGLPDLERMTLMSDGATVYECSSPDEVVDLLQGGQGIFGIAVGVVWRDVEAALSQLHGERVDTGETLVGYDPADELARRRRDRAV encoded by the coding sequence TTGGGGACTGCCTACCGTCGATGTGGCAGGTCGAGGACGGAGGGTCGGCGTGACGAGCAGCGGCGACGGTACGGCAGGGGGTCCCCCGGACGGAGTCCGGCGGAGGGCGGGCCGTATCCGCTTCACGGAAGTGCGGCCGAGCCGGCGACCGGCGTCGTCGGGTACCGGGGCCCCACGGCGTGCGCGGCCGCCGGCATCACGTACCGGCAGCTCGACTACTGGGCCCGCACGGGGCTGGTCGAGCCGAGTGTCCGGCCCGCCCACGGGTCGGGGACGCAGCGCCTGTACAGCTTCCGCGACGTCGTCGTCCTGAAGATCGTCAAACGGTTCCTGGACACCGGTGTCGCCCTGCAGAACATCCGGGCCGCCGTGCAGCACCTGCGCGGCAGGGGCCTGCCCGACCTGGAGCGCATGACGCTGATGAGCGACGGCGCGACGGTGTACGAGTGCTCGTCGCCCGACGAGGTCGTGGACCTGCTCCAAGGCGGACAGGGAATCTTCGGGATCGCGGTCGGCGTGGTGTGGCGGGACGTCGAGGCGGCGCTGTCGCAACTGCACGGCGAACGGGTGGACACCGGCGAGACGCTCGTCGGGTACGACCCGGCCGACGAACTGGCCCGCCGCAGGCGCGACCGGGCCGTCTGA
- a CDS encoding small basic family protein: MIAVLGLVVGVAVGLLIRPEVPAVVEPYLPIAVVAALDAVFGGLRAMLDGIFVDKVFVVSFLSNVVVAALIVFLGDELGVGAQLSTGVVVVLGIRIFSNAAAIRRHVFRA; encoded by the coding sequence GTGATCGCCGTACTGGGCCTCGTCGTGGGAGTCGCGGTCGGACTGTTGATCCGGCCCGAGGTGCCGGCGGTGGTCGAGCCCTACCTGCCGATCGCCGTCGTCGCCGCGCTGGACGCGGTCTTCGGCGGGCTGCGGGCCATGCTCGACGGGATCTTCGTCGACAAGGTCTTCGTGGTCTCCTTCCTGTCGAACGTCGTCGTGGCCGCGCTGATCGTGTTCCTCGGCGACGAGCTGGGCGTCGGGGCGCAGTTGTCCACGGGTGTCGTGGTCGTCCTCGGCATCAGGATCTTCTCCAACGCGGCCGCCATCCGGCGGCACGTGTTCCGGGCGTGA
- a CDS encoding MerR family transcriptional regulator: MRRTPTGGAGHGTADSGGRLVSIGTVLNQLREEFPEVTISKIRFLEAEGLVEPQRTASGYRKFSPGDVERLALILRMQRDHYLPLRVIREHLDALARGERVAPPVRGPRGGPPDGGSPWEPDEELGAAARVGRAELLAAAGASEEELAEWESYGLVAPAADGGYGADAVTVAKLVAELGRHGLEPRHLRAVKAAAEREAGLVEQVVAPLRRHRNPQTRAHAEATVRELAALSVRLHAALVRSALGIRFP, translated from the coding sequence ATGCGGCGAACACCGACGGGCGGTGCCGGCCACGGCACCGCCGACTCGGGTGGCCGGCTGGTGAGCATCGGTACGGTCCTCAACCAGCTGCGGGAGGAGTTCCCCGAGGTCACCATCTCCAAGATCCGCTTTCTGGAGGCGGAGGGACTGGTCGAGCCGCAGCGGACGGCGTCCGGGTACCGGAAGTTCAGCCCGGGCGACGTGGAGCGGTTGGCGCTGATCCTCCGGATGCAGCGGGACCACTACCTGCCGCTGAGGGTCATCCGGGAGCACCTGGACGCCCTGGCCCGAGGCGAGCGGGTCGCCCCGCCGGTCCGGGGGCCGCGCGGCGGGCCGCCGGACGGCGGCAGCCCCTGGGAGCCGGACGAGGAGCTCGGCGCCGCCGCGCGGGTCGGCCGCGCCGAGCTCCTCGCCGCCGCGGGGGCGAGCGAGGAGGAGCTCGCCGAGTGGGAGTCGTACGGGCTGGTCGCCCCCGCCGCGGACGGCGGCTACGGGGCCGATGCGGTGACGGTCGCGAAGCTCGTCGCCGAGCTGGGCCGACACGGGCTGGAGCCCCGGCACCTGCGGGCGGTGAAGGCCGCCGCCGAGCGTGAGGCGGGGCTGGTGGAGCAGGTCGTCGCGCCGCTGCGGCGGCACCGCAACCCGCAGACCCGGGCGCACGCCGAGGCCACCGTCAGGGAGCTGGCCGCGCTGTCCGTCCGGTTGCACGCGGCCCTCGTCCGGTCGGCCCTCGGGATCCGGTTCCCCTGA